Proteins encoded together in one Micromonospora kangleipakensis window:
- a CDS encoding alpha-galactosidase yields MTIVHLRRARTSLVLDARGPGLPRVVHWGADLGPLPADDLAALVDATIPPVVPSSFDAPTVLSLLPEASAGWSGRPGLAGHRNGRDWSTAFRLDRLDVSDVGPDLGRVAPGEGAVVVSEEDGVHDGPSAARVTVRAADPGAALSLTIEIALDAHGLLTVRHRLRNDGDAPYEVRELTPVLPVPAVATELLDLTGRWCRERAPQRHPWPMGAWVREGRHGRTGHDATLLLVAGTAGFGFGHGEVWAVHTAWSGDHVTVAERRPTGESTLAGGELLAPGEIMLAPGEEYGTPLLYAVHSTAGLDGLSDVLHTHLRARPAHPRTPRPVTLNVWEAVYFDHDLDRLTSLADRAAEVGVERFVLDDGWFRGRRHDRAGLGDWWVDDDVWPDGLQPLIDHVRKHGMQFGLWVEPEMVNPDSDLFRAHPDWLLQVPGRLPPEWRHQQVLDLAHPEAYGHLLGRLDAVLSGHQGIAYLKWDHNRDLTEAGHQGRPGVHAQTLAVYRLLDELRARHPGVEIESCSSGGARVDLEILRRTDRVWASDCNDALERLSIQRWTGLLLPPELVGTHIGPDRSHTTHRVHDLGFRAATALFGHHGIEWDISAVSASERAELAAWVALHKRLRPLLHAGRVVRVDHPDPAVQAHGVVAHDGSHAVYAVSRLTTSVAQIPGAVRLPGLDPHRRYAVRPAAGVPEPAVLQLSEPGWLAGGGVTLSGAVLGAVGLQMPALHPEQAFLLELTAVD; encoded by the coding sequence GCCCTGGTCGACGCCACCATCCCACCGGTGGTGCCGAGCAGCTTCGACGCGCCCACCGTGCTCTCCCTGCTGCCCGAGGCGAGCGCCGGCTGGAGCGGGCGGCCGGGTCTCGCCGGCCACCGGAACGGGCGGGACTGGTCGACCGCCTTCCGCCTCGACCGGCTCGACGTGTCCGACGTCGGCCCGGACCTGGGCCGCGTGGCGCCGGGCGAGGGCGCGGTGGTCGTATCCGAGGAGGACGGTGTGCACGACGGGCCCAGCGCGGCGCGGGTGACCGTGCGGGCGGCGGACCCGGGCGCGGCGCTGTCGCTGACCATCGAGATCGCGCTGGACGCGCACGGCCTGCTGACGGTCCGGCACCGGCTGCGCAACGACGGCGACGCCCCCTACGAGGTGCGGGAGCTGACCCCGGTGCTGCCGGTGCCGGCGGTCGCCACCGAGCTGCTCGACCTGACCGGCCGCTGGTGCCGGGAACGCGCGCCGCAGCGGCACCCGTGGCCGATGGGCGCCTGGGTGCGGGAGGGCCGGCACGGGCGGACCGGACACGACGCGACGCTGCTGCTGGTCGCCGGCACGGCCGGCTTCGGCTTCGGCCACGGCGAGGTCTGGGCGGTGCACACCGCGTGGAGCGGCGACCACGTCACCGTCGCCGAACGCCGCCCCACCGGCGAGTCCACCCTGGCCGGTGGCGAGCTGCTCGCCCCCGGCGAGATCATGCTCGCCCCCGGCGAGGAGTACGGCACTCCCTTGCTCTACGCCGTCCACTCGACCGCCGGGCTCGACGGGCTCAGCGACGTGCTGCACACCCATTTGCGCGCCCGCCCCGCGCACCCGCGCACCCCCCGGCCGGTCACCCTCAACGTCTGGGAGGCGGTCTACTTCGACCACGACCTGGACCGGCTGACCAGCCTCGCCGACCGGGCCGCCGAGGTGGGCGTGGAACGCTTCGTCCTCGACGACGGCTGGTTCCGGGGCCGCCGGCACGACCGGGCCGGCCTCGGCGACTGGTGGGTCGACGACGACGTCTGGCCGGACGGCCTGCAACCGCTCATCGACCACGTCCGCAAGCACGGGATGCAGTTCGGGCTCTGGGTCGAGCCGGAGATGGTCAACCCCGACTCCGACCTGTTCCGCGCCCACCCCGACTGGCTGCTCCAGGTGCCCGGGCGGCTGCCGCCCGAGTGGCGCCACCAGCAGGTGCTCGACCTCGCCCACCCGGAGGCGTACGGGCACCTGCTCGGGCGGCTGGACGCGGTGCTGAGCGGGCATCAGGGCATCGCGTACCTGAAGTGGGACCACAACCGCGACCTCACCGAGGCCGGGCACCAGGGCCGGCCCGGGGTGCACGCGCAGACGCTCGCGGTCTACCGGCTGCTGGACGAGCTGCGCGCCCGGCACCCGGGCGTGGAGATCGAGAGCTGCTCCTCCGGCGGCGCCCGGGTCGACCTGGAGATCCTGCGCCGCACCGACCGGGTCTGGGCCAGCGACTGCAACGACGCCCTGGAGCGGCTGTCGATCCAGCGCTGGACCGGGCTGCTGCTCCCGCCCGAGTTGGTCGGCACCCACATCGGACCGGACCGCTCGCACACCACCCACCGGGTGCACGACCTGGGCTTCCGCGCGGCCACCGCGCTCTTCGGCCACCACGGCATCGAGTGGGACATCAGCGCCGTCTCCGCGTCGGAGCGGGCCGAGCTGGCCGCCTGGGTCGCGCTGCACAAGCGGCTCCGCCCGCTGCTGCACGCCGGCCGGGTGGTCCGGGTCGACCACCCGGACCCGGCCGTCCAGGCGCACGGCGTGGTCGCCCACGACGGCTCCCACGCGGTGTACGCGGTCTCCCGGCTGACCACCTCGGTCGCCCAGATCCCCGGCGCCGTACGCCTTCCCGGACTGGACCCGCACCGGCGGTACGCGGTCCGGCCGGCGGCCGGGGTGCCGGAGCCGGCGGTGCTCCAGCTGAGCGAGCCGGGCTGGCTGGCCGGCGGTGGGGTGACGCTGAGCGGGGCGGTGCTGGGCGCGGTCGGCCTCCAGATGCCGGCCCTGCACCCCGAGCAGGCGTTCCTGCTGGAGCTCACCGCCGTCGACTGA
- a CDS encoding DUF4386 domain-containing protein, translating to MGSTRRTAVAAGVFFLITEIAAIAGLVLYQPVLSDASYIVGAGADGRVLLGGLFELILVAAVIGTAVTLYPVVKSQHPGLALGYVCGRLLEAALIAVGVISVLSVVTLRQDLGTAPGTDEPSLVTAGRVLVAIHEWAFLLGPNVVLGANSLLLAWLMYRSELVPRIIAVLGLVGGPLICASATAVLFGRYDQLSPWGSIAALPVFAWEVSLAAYLILKGFRPSPLPHRTSPPPAARLPAAQVSA from the coding sequence ATGGGTTCGACGAGGAGAACCGCGGTTGCCGCGGGCGTCTTCTTCCTGATCACGGAGATCGCCGCAATCGCGGGGCTGGTGCTGTACCAGCCGGTCCTGAGCGACGCCAGCTACATCGTCGGGGCCGGCGCCGACGGCCGCGTGCTGCTGGGCGGACTCTTCGAGCTGATCCTCGTCGCCGCCGTCATCGGCACCGCGGTCACGCTGTATCCCGTCGTCAAGAGCCAGCACCCCGGCCTCGCCCTCGGCTACGTCTGCGGTCGCCTGCTCGAAGCCGCTCTCATCGCCGTCGGCGTCATCAGCGTGCTGTCGGTCGTGACGCTGCGACAGGACCTCGGAACAGCCCCGGGCACGGACGAACCTTCACTCGTCACCGCCGGCAGGGTGCTCGTCGCCATTCACGAATGGGCCTTCCTGCTCGGCCCCAACGTCGTGCTGGGCGCGAACAGCCTGCTGCTCGCCTGGCTGATGTACCGGTCGGAGCTCGTACCGCGGATCATCGCCGTGCTGGGACTCGTCGGCGGCCCGCTCATCTGCGCCTCGGCGACCGCCGTGCTGTTCGGCCGCTACGACCAGCTCTCCCCGTGGGGCTCGATCGCCGCGCTTCCCGTGTTCGCCTGGGAGGTCAGCCTCGCCGCGTACCTCATCCTCAAGGGATTCAGGCCGTCCCCCCTACCGCACCGCACGTCTCCACCGCCCGCCGCCCGACTCCCGGCGGCGCAGGTATCAGCGTAA
- a CDS encoding TetR/AcrR family transcriptional regulator: MSHEADATRRAPLSRARVLLAAVALADDAGIDALSMRKLSRELGVVPMALYKHVANKDELLDGMVDVVVGEIDPPDPDVDWKTAVRQRILSARRALLRHPWASRAIESRTTPTPVVLEYLDSMIGMFRAGGFSVDLTHHVMHALGSRALGFSQELFDEPQSPDPQVRAAGLREMSARYPHLVEVAARVDHDEESVVGPGCDDQFEFEFALDLLLDGFDRLRRRGWSST, from the coding sequence ATGTCCCACGAGGCGGATGCCACCCGCCGCGCCCCGCTGAGCAGAGCCCGGGTGCTGCTCGCCGCCGTCGCTCTCGCCGACGACGCCGGGATCGACGCACTCAGCATGCGCAAGCTCTCCCGAGAGCTCGGCGTCGTGCCGATGGCGCTGTACAAGCACGTCGCGAACAAGGATGAACTCCTTGACGGCATGGTCGACGTCGTCGTCGGCGAGATCGACCCGCCGGATCCCGACGTCGACTGGAAGACCGCGGTCCGGCAGCGAATCCTCTCGGCACGGCGAGCGCTCCTGCGTCACCCGTGGGCTTCGCGCGCGATCGAGTCGCGCACCACCCCGACGCCGGTTGTGCTGGAGTACCTGGATTCGATGATCGGGATGTTCCGGGCCGGCGGATTCTCCGTCGATCTCACGCATCACGTGATGCACGCGCTGGGCAGCCGTGCCCTCGGGTTCAGCCAGGAACTCTTCGACGAACCGCAGAGCCCGGACCCGCAGGTGCGGGCGGCCGGGCTCCGTGAGATGTCAGCCCGGTACCCCCACCTCGTGGAGGTCGCGGCGAGGGTGGACCACGACGAGGAGTCCGTGGTCGGTCCGGGCTGTGACGACCAGTTCGAGTTCGAGTTCGCGCTCGACCTCCTCCTGGACGGGTTCGATCGGCTCCGGCGACGGGGGTGGAGCTCCACGTGA